ATGCTGCGGGAGAATTTCCCTTAGTTGCACCATCAAAGATAGGGCAAGATTGGCGTTATACCTATTTAAACGTCCATCGTTATGGCGTAAAACCTGGTCAAGAGCTATTTAATGCGATCGCCTGTTTTGATCGTTATACTGGAAATATGGCGATCACCGATATGGGCGATAACTGTTATCCTTCTGAACCAATTTTGGTTTCGCGTCAAGATGATTCAGAACATGGTTGGTTAATAACCGTTGTCTTTGACGGCAACACAGATCGAAGTGAAGTCCGAATCTATCAAAGCGATCGCTTGTTTGAACTGCCAGTGTGTCGTCTTGCTTTGCCATCCGTAATTCCCCATAGTTTTCACGGCACTTGGAGACAAAAATAAATATATAGTCATTCTAAATAATTTGCGTATGATTTAAGGATGTCATCCAAAGAAGTACCAGGAGCGGAATAAATACGTCTTTTTTTGAGGATGGCAAAGTCTTGTTCGATACGATTAAAATCGGCTGAATAGGGCGGTAAAAACAAAACTTTATGACCCGCTTGTTCGGCAATACGAAATACATCATTTTGCCGATGAAATGCTGCATTATCAAGAATAAGAGTAGAGTTCGGATTCAATTCGGGAATGAGATGCTCTTCAAGCCACTGATTAAACCATAAAGCGTTAGTACTTCCTTTAAAAAGAACTGGTGCTAATAATTCTTTGCCTCTTTTTCCTGCTATTAAGCTTGTTCTCGTTCCTCTTTTGCCATTGCGCTCGCCATAGGTTTTTTGTCCTCGTTTTGACCATCCATATGGGCGATAAACATATTCTTCAAAGCCCGATTCATCCAAGTAAACTAAGTTATTTGAACCATCTAAAACAACAATCTCACGCAAATTTCTCAGAAAAGCGATTCGTTGACCATGCTTACGTTCACTATATTTCAGAGTTTTTTTTACGAGTCAATTTCATTTGTTTTTGAGCAGATCCAATCGCACTCGTATGGACTCCAAAATGTTGCGCCCGCTCTCTCAAAAGAGCGTCTGGATTTTCTTGAATATGTTGGATAAGTGCTTTCCAATCTAGTTTTCGCTTTCTTCCTAGTTGTGGTGTTGGAGTTAAATTCTTTCTTTGACACCAATCATTCACACACCACAAACTTACCTCATATCTTCTTGATGCTTCTGCCTTTGAGCCTCCCGTCGCTACAAAGTCAACTACTCGTTTTCGTAAATCTACACTATAAGTCATCTAATAGGATTGATTTTTCAACTCAATCCTATTATTCCATACGTTTCCTATTTAGAATGACTATATTTACAATTTCCATTTAGTTTTGGGTAGTGGGTTTATGCCAAACTACTGAATAACGCCAAAATAAATGCTTTCTTACTTTTGCTGTTGTCAGTAAGCTTAGATAAATTTCTTTTACTTGCGACAAAGTTAAATATTCATCTGTTAGCAAATGTTGTCTCATGGCTTCTGCTGCTTCTGGATTGGGTTTAATATGCCTATTTTTGGTCTTCAAAAACCACCAGTTTAGGGGAACAGCAATACAATCACTCAAACTATCTTTGATACCTTGATACTTTAATAAATCTAGAATTATCAGCACCCCTCCTGGCTTTAAAGCAGCCTGCAATTGAGGCAGTAATTTCTCTAAAGATAAATGATGTACTGTCGCAATTGAGGTAATTACATCAAAACGTTCTACAGGGAATCTCCACTGTGAAATATCGGCAACTTGATAATCAATATTGTTAAATTGCCGCGATCTGTGTTTTGCTATCTGGATACTGTTGGGGGATAAATCTATTGCTATAACTTGATCGGTATAATTAGCCAAAAGAAGAGAAAATTTTCCTGTGCCACAGCCAATATCTAAGATTGTCTGACTATGGTTAGGTATTTGCTCAAGTAAAAATTGATGGTAGTAATTATTATGATCCCATTCATCGCCATCGTATGAGGCAAGAAGATCAAAATCATGTTTTATTTTTTGCGTCAGATTTTCATTCATTTTGTATGTCAAGCAAGATAAAAGAAGCGACGGCGCAGGAACTTTACTAGTGAAAAAATTTAAGTTTATTTAGCAAATAAATTTAAGTTTGAAACAAGTTGGGTGCTGGCAACGCTACATTATCTTGAAGTAACATTTCTAAGACTTCTTGAGCATTTTTCAAAGCTTCTTCATAAGTTTCGCCGTGAGTTACTGGCTGATAATAATCACTAAACTCTGGAATTGAAACAACGTAACATTGATCTTCTTCTGACCATTGAATAAGAATGCTATAAGGTAAATTCATAACTCAGCCTTTTTTATGTCTTTTAACAACTGCATAACTTCTTTTTCTTGGTAACGTTTTGCATCTGCACCATCTCTACCAGATAGAACAATTTTACGATTGATTAAGGGATGTTTCCATTTTATATGACTTCCTTTTCCTGGTTCGCTTATGCAACCCGCTTTTAATAACAATGTTTTCAACTCCCGAATCTTTTTGGGTATTTATTTTAAATATTTTGATAAATATTTTGAGAACATTTGTTAATTTAATTTTTGCTACCATTTTATATTTTATTATCAAGATAACAAGTTATTATTGCCTGGATATAATTAATTGTAAAAAGCAAAAAGTAGCATTCTGAACCTGCTTAAAATTTGTTATTTCCCAGGCTGTAATCGAAAATAATTAGAACTTAAGTTACTCTGAAGATAGCAACCGAGACACAATTGAAACTTTTTTTAATCTTCTTGGCTCGATGTGACGCAATCCATCATCAGTTGACAAGACAAATAAGCGATCGCCAATATTCTGTAAAAGGTGAAAAATTTCTCTGATGAAACTTTCTCAAATCAGGTCGTTTGTTGCAGTAGCTAAATGTGGCAAATTTAGTCAGGCAGCGGTGGAATTAGATTTAACTCAGCCTACAGTAAGTCATGCGATCGCAACTTTGGAAAATGATTTAGGGGTACAGTTACTGTTTAGAAGCCAAAAAGGTGTCAATCTTACTCCTGTTGGTGAAAGCGTTTTAGCTCATTGCGATCGCATTTTAAAATCAGTTGAAGATATTAAGCAAGAAGCTAATCGTTATAAAAGCCTTGAGGGAGGTACGGTTAGAATCTCGGCTTTTCGTGGTGCAGCATCTCAACTATTACCCAAAATAAAAGCCCACTTTAAAATTAAATATCCTCAGATCGAGATTAAAATCACGGAAGAAAAAGACTGTCCTCAAGTAGAACAAATGGTATGCTCAGGCAAAGCAGACCTTGGTTTTACTATTTTACCCACCGCTAAAGAACTTGAAGCTATAGAGGTGTTGCGAGATGACTATATTGTCTTACTACCGCCTAATAAATCTTCTTTGGTTAATAGTAAAATTAGCTGGACAGAGTTATTAGCCTTGCCGATTATTTCTTATCCGAATCAAAATACCTGTTTTAGGCAAATTAAAAATTACTTTGAAGCTAAAAATTACCAGTTTCAACCATCAGAACAAGTTCGAGAAAGTGACACAATCGTTAATTTAGTAGCAGCAGGTTCGGGTGCAGCCATTTTACCTCAGCTATCTGTGTTTCATATTCCCCAGGGTGTAACTGTCTGCCAGCTTCCTAAACCCTTACAGCGCATCGTGGTTATGGCTACTCCTAAAGACGCAGATTTATCCCATGCAGTCTGGGCATTTATTGATTTTCTCAAGCAAACTGATTTAACAGCGATTTCTTAAGCACTAAGCCAATTTAACAAATGATATTGGTAGCAATCTAGGTAGGTAGGTAAAATTAAGTAAATAATGGTTTGGGTAATTAATAATTGATAATTAATTATTGATTGTCGCGTTTTACAGATAAATTAAGCTTAGAGCTAGATGCGGTGAGTACACCTTTCTGGCTTAGAGCTATTGAATTAAAATATAACTGATCTAAAAATGGATACTAAAGCTTTTAAACGTTCTTTGCAACAGTCCCAAAACTATCATCGTCGGGGATTTGGACACGATGAAGAAGTGGCTGGAACAATGAATACGGAGTATCAAAGTGATTTAATTCAAACTATTCGCGATCGCAACTATCGTCTACAAAGAGGAGATGTTACCATCCTTCTAGCCGAATCTTTTGGCTTTTGTTGGGGAGTAGAAAGAGCCGTGGCTATGGCTTACGAAACTCGTCAGCATTTCCCTACCGCCAAAATTTGGATTACCAACGAGATTATTCACAATCCTTCAGTTAATCAACGTCTGAGAGAAATGAACGTTGACTTTATTGAATTGGTTAATGGTGAAAAAGACTTTAGCGTTGTAGGTCACCAAGACGTAGTTATTTTACCTGCTTTTGGTGCAAGCGTTTCAGAAATGCAGCTACTGAATGATAAAGGCTGCACTATCGTCGATACTACCTG
This DNA window, taken from Pleurocapsa sp. FMAR1, encodes the following:
- a CDS encoding type II toxin-antitoxin system HicA family toxin encodes the protein MPKKIRELKTLLLKAGCISEPGKGSHIKWKHPLINRKIVLSGRDGADAKRYQEKEVMQLLKDIKKAEL
- a CDS encoding class I SAM-dependent methyltransferase, which produces MNENLTQKIKHDFDLLASYDGDEWDHNNYYHQFLLEQIPNHSQTILDIGCGTGKFSLLLANYTDQVIAIDLSPNSIQIAKHRSRQFNNIDYQVADISQWRFPVERFDVITSIATVHHLSLEKLLPQLQAALKPGGVLIILDLLKYQGIKDSLSDCIAVPLNWWFLKTKNRHIKPNPEAAEAMRQHLLTDEYLTLSQVKEIYLSLLTTAKVRKHLFWRYSVVWHKPTTQN
- a CDS encoding LysR family transcriptional regulator — its product is MKLSQIRSFVAVAKCGKFSQAAVELDLTQPTVSHAIATLENDLGVQLLFRSQKGVNLTPVGESVLAHCDRILKSVEDIKQEANRYKSLEGGTVRISAFRGAASQLLPKIKAHFKIKYPQIEIKITEEKDCPQVEQMVCSGKADLGFTILPTAKELEAIEVLRDDYIVLLPPNKSSLVNSKISWTELLALPIISYPNQNTCFRQIKNYFEAKNYQFQPSEQVRESDTIVNLVAAGSGAAILPQLSVFHIPQGVTVCQLPKPLQRIVVMATPKDADLSHAVWAFIDFLKQTDLTAIS
- a CDS encoding type II toxin-antitoxin system HicB family antitoxin, translated to MNLPYSILIQWSEEDQCYVVSIPEFSDYYQPVTHGETYEEALKNAQEVLEMLLQDNVALPAPNLFQT